One genomic segment of Vibrio sp. SCSIO 43136 includes these proteins:
- the nfo gene encoding deoxyribonuclease IV, with amino-acid sequence MKFIGAHVSAAGGVDQAPLRAREIGATAFALFTKNQRQWQAKPLEAKTISAFKANCKMLGFSPEQILPHDSYLINLGAPEAEKLEKSRAAFIDEMERCQQLGLTLLNFHPGSHLKKISEEVCLATIAESINIAHRAVPDVIAVIENTAGQGTNLGWRFEHLAEIIELVEDKSRVGVCIDTCHTFAAGYDLSSEDACRETFDEFDRIVGMHYLRAMHLNDSKTELSSRVDRHHALGKGHIGLSCFEFIAKDRRFDRIPLILETIEPDLWPQEITMLKKWSNETQEKVGI; translated from the coding sequence ATGAAGTTTATTGGTGCCCATGTATCAGCGGCTGGTGGCGTCGACCAAGCGCCACTGCGCGCTCGTGAAATTGGGGCAACTGCGTTTGCTCTTTTTACTAAGAATCAGCGTCAGTGGCAGGCAAAGCCGCTCGAAGCGAAGACGATTTCTGCTTTCAAAGCCAACTGCAAAATGTTGGGCTTTTCCCCAGAGCAGATTTTGCCTCACGACTCCTATCTGATAAATCTTGGAGCTCCAGAAGCTGAAAAGCTGGAGAAATCTCGAGCGGCGTTTATTGATGAGATGGAGCGCTGTCAGCAGTTGGGACTGACTCTGCTCAACTTCCATCCAGGAAGTCACTTGAAGAAGATCAGTGAAGAAGTGTGCCTAGCCACTATAGCTGAATCAATTAATATCGCTCACCGAGCAGTGCCAGATGTGATCGCCGTGATTGAGAATACTGCGGGTCAGGGGACAAATTTAGGTTGGCGCTTTGAGCACTTAGCCGAGATCATTGAGCTAGTTGAGGACAAATCTCGCGTCGGGGTATGCATTGATACCTGTCATACTTTTGCCGCAGGTTACGATCTTAGTAGTGAAGATGCTTGCCGAGAAACCTTTGATGAGTTCGATCGCATCGTTGGCATGCACTATTTAAGGGCAATGCATCTTAATGATTCAAAAACAGAATTGTCTTCTAGGGTGGATCGTCATCATGCACTCGGCAAAGGTCATATCGGTTTATCCTGTTTTGAGTTCATTGCTAAAGATCGTCGTTTCGACCGTATCCCATTGATCTTAGAGACAATTGAACCCGATCTTTGGCCACAAGAAATAACCATGTTGAAAAAATGGTCAAATGAAACCCAAGAAAAAGTAGGGATTTAA
- the ung gene encoding uracil-DNA glycosylase, which translates to MSISLSWQDVISQEQQHPYFQQTLEFVQNQRDSGKVIFPPQSDVFNAFDSTELSQVKVVILGQDPYHGPNQAHGLCFSVLPGVKTPPSLVNMYKELATDIPGFEIPDHGYLQSWADQGVLLLNTVLTVEQGCAHSHAKIGWETFTDKIIEVLNQHNEKIVFLLWGAHAQKKGRIIDRDKHHVLEAPHPSPLSARRGFFGCKHFSQTNQLLSQMNKTPIDWQPKR; encoded by the coding sequence ATGTCCATTTCCTTGTCTTGGCAAGACGTTATCTCCCAAGAGCAGCAGCACCCTTACTTCCAGCAAACCCTTGAGTTTGTCCAAAACCAGCGTGATAGTGGAAAGGTGATTTTTCCCCCACAATCTGATGTGTTCAATGCATTTGATAGCACCGAGTTAAGTCAAGTCAAAGTGGTGATCTTGGGCCAAGACCCTTACCACGGTCCTAACCAAGCCCACGGTTTGTGTTTTTCTGTGTTACCCGGAGTAAAAACACCTCCATCTTTGGTCAATATGTATAAAGAGCTTGCAACGGACATTCCCGGCTTTGAGATCCCCGACCATGGATATTTGCAAAGTTGGGCCGATCAGGGAGTGTTGCTTTTAAACACAGTACTAACGGTTGAACAAGGCTGTGCACACTCCCACGCTAAAATTGGCTGGGAGACATTCACCGATAAAATCATCGAAGTGCTAAATCAGCATAACGAAAAGATAGTGTTCTTGCTTTGGGGAGCTCATGCTCAGAAAAAAGGTCGAATCATCGACCGTGACAAGCACCATGTCTTGGAGGCTCCGCATCCATCTCCGCTATCTGCTCGACGTGGCTTCTTTGGTTGTAAGCACTTTTCTCAAACCAACCAACTGCTTAGCCAAATGAATAAGACTCCAATTGATTGGCAGCCAAAACGCTAG
- a CDS encoding hemerythrin domain-containing protein: protein MMLERIRREHGYMMRLLAILRKKLNALKNEEPINYSLVKEVVDYLCNHSERTHHPKEDILYLYYLEKYPDAAEVANLEADHGDLANLTHEFLDTIEMILQDAVVPQDIFIQKLEEFIAKQKQHLELEEQQILPKIADVFTTEDWQYVESKWHAEEDDPLFGDTIADRYKQLAERVRQVDTEQV, encoded by the coding sequence ATGATGTTAGAAAGGATACGCCGCGAGCATGGCTACATGATGCGACTGTTGGCGATACTACGCAAAAAGCTCAATGCGCTCAAAAATGAAGAGCCGATCAATTACTCATTGGTTAAAGAGGTTGTAGATTACTTATGCAATCACTCTGAACGCACCCACCACCCTAAAGAAGATATCCTCTATCTTTACTACTTAGAGAAATACCCCGATGCCGCAGAAGTTGCTAACCTAGAAGCGGATCATGGTGATCTGGCCAATCTAACTCATGAGTTTCTCGATACCATAGAGATGATCTTGCAAGATGCTGTGGTGCCGCAGGATATTTTTATTCAAAAGCTCGAAGAATTCATTGCCAAGCAAAAACAGCACCTAGAACTAGAGGAGCAGCAAATCCTGCCAAAAATTGCCGACGTGTTTACCACCGAAGACTGGCAATACGTTGAAAGCAAATGGCATGCAGAAGAAGACGATCCCCTGTTTGGCGACACAATTGCCGATCGCTACAAACAGTTGGCCGAGCGTGTTCGTCAGGTGGATACCGAACAGGTATAA
- a CDS encoding DUF3545 family protein, protein MEGFQLDDIYSMDAQPVRATSTRSKPVKRKWREIEAIKDRQRLQRELMEMDIGQDLSLDDIDL, encoded by the coding sequence ATGGAAGGCTTTCAACTCGATGATATCTATTCAATGGATGCTCAACCGGTACGTGCAACATCAACACGGAGTAAACCTGTTAAGCGTAAATGGCGTGAAATAGAAGCCATTAAAGACAGACAGCGTCTGCAAAGAGAACTGATGGAAATGGATATCGGTCAGGATCTGAGTTTAGACGATATAGACTTATAA